The following coding sequences lie in one Halorarum halophilum genomic window:
- a CDS encoding MATE family efflux transporter — protein sequence MSLRDRLSTVFKGRDEFDLTSGDIGKPLLYLSLPIVITNLLQTAYNLADTFWLGQYSTEALAAISFAFPMVFLLISLGMGISVAGSVLVAQHTGANEEREAEYAASQTVTFAIIASLVLGGIGYLFVGDFLALLGASEEVLPLATDYMEIIAQGLVFMFGFFVFVALMRGYGDTITPMLVMLGTVVLNIVIDPFLIFGFENNPLFGMLGARGLEASLLAATGYTGSGVAGAAYATIFSRSIALVVGLAIMFQGVRGVEINLRDMAPDFTYARRIARLGVPASIEGTGRSLSVNLMLVIVAFFPTTVVAGYGIGVRVFSVIFLPAIAVARGVETMTGQNIGAGKPDRAAEAARLAAKVMLIVLTGVGVVTWIAAAPIASVFTDDPVVVAVTEDFLRWVAPSFGFIGVMRAYTGSFRGASKTLTAAAISVTMLGLIRLPIAYFAVRPPSFLPFAAFDETGIWMSFAVSNALGALIAYAWYQRGTWRGGDLTEEEGRVGEDGEVTTPAVDD from the coding sequence GTGAGCCTGCGCGACCGCCTCTCGACGGTGTTCAAGGGCCGCGATGAGTTCGACCTGACGTCGGGCGACATCGGGAAGCCGCTGTTGTACCTCTCGCTGCCCATCGTCATCACGAACCTCCTCCAGACCGCCTACAACCTGGCGGACACGTTCTGGCTGGGCCAGTACAGCACCGAGGCGCTGGCGGCCATCTCGTTCGCCTTCCCGATGGTGTTCCTGCTCATCTCGCTCGGGATGGGCATCTCGGTCGCCGGGAGCGTCCTCGTCGCCCAGCACACGGGCGCCAACGAGGAGCGCGAGGCCGAGTACGCCGCCTCTCAGACGGTCACGTTCGCCATCATCGCGTCGCTCGTTCTCGGCGGGATCGGCTACCTCTTCGTCGGCGACTTCCTCGCGCTGCTTGGCGCCTCGGAGGAGGTGCTCCCGCTGGCGACCGACTACATGGAGATCATCGCGCAGGGGCTCGTGTTCATGTTCGGCTTCTTCGTGTTCGTCGCGCTCATGCGCGGGTACGGCGACACGATCACGCCGATGCTGGTGATGCTGGGGACGGTCGTGCTCAACATCGTCATCGACCCGTTCCTCATCTTCGGCTTCGAGAACAACCCCCTGTTCGGCATGCTCGGTGCGCGGGGGCTGGAGGCGAGCCTGCTCGCCGCCACCGGCTACACCGGATCCGGCGTCGCCGGTGCGGCGTACGCGACCATCTTCTCCCGGTCGATCGCGCTCGTGGTCGGCCTCGCCATCATGTTCCAGGGCGTTCGCGGTGTCGAGATCAACCTCCGCGACATGGCGCCGGACTTCACATACGCCCGGCGGATCGCCAGGCTCGGCGTGCCCGCGTCGATCGAGGGGACCGGCCGCTCGCTCTCCGTGAACCTGATGCTCGTCATCGTCGCGTTCTTCCCGACGACCGTCGTCGCGGGCTATGGGATCGGCGTCCGGGTGTTCTCCGTCATCTTCCTCCCGGCGATCGCGGTGGCACGCGGGGTCGAGACGATGACCGGCCAGAACATCGGCGCCGGCAAGCCGGACCGCGCGGCCGAGGCCGCGCGGCTCGCGGCGAAGGTGATGCTGATCGTGCTCACGGGCGTCGGCGTGGTCACCTGGATCGCCGCCGCGCCGATCGCGTCCGTGTTCACCGACGACCCGGTCGTCGTCGCGGTCACGGAGGATTTCCTGCGCTGGGTCGCGCCCAGCTTCGGGTTCATCGGCGTGATGCGGGCGTACACGGGGAGCTTCCGCGGCGCGAGCAAAACGCTCACCGCGGCGGCCATCTCCGTCACGATGCTCGGGCTCATCCGCCTCCCGATCGCCTACTTCGCGGTGCGGCCGCCGTCGTTCCTCCCGTTCGCGGCGTTCGACGAGACCGGCATCTGGATGTCGTTCGCCGTGTCGAACGCGCTCGGCGCCCTCATCGCCTACGCCTGGTACCAGCGCGGGACGTGGCGCGGGGGCGACCTCACCGAGGAGGAGGGTCGAGTCGGCGAGGACGGGGAGGTCACGACGCCGGCGGTCGACGACTGA
- a CDS encoding TetR/AcrR family transcriptional regulator: MNQENQEHDTETAFMEATYRALCEHGYADLTMQDIADETDKSKAALHYHFEGKEDLLLRFLEYLRDDFAERTADPAGDTSAERLVALVRTVLGTSEDGPDQQFNTAYMEIKAQAPFRDGYREVLREMDEGLRCEVHDLVAAGVEAGEFRADTDPDEVAGLVVTYIHGTWTRSAAVGEDVPAMRERLVNYITDLLVDGADATFDADPEVPE; encoded by the coding sequence ATGAATCAGGAGAATCAGGAACACGACACCGAGACGGCGTTCATGGAGGCGACGTACCGGGCGCTCTGCGAGCACGGGTACGCCGACCTCACCATGCAGGACATCGCCGACGAGACGGACAAGAGCAAGGCCGCCCTCCACTACCACTTCGAGGGCAAGGAGGACCTCCTCCTGCGGTTCCTGGAGTACCTCCGCGACGACTTCGCCGAGCGCACCGCCGACCCGGCCGGCGACACGTCCGCCGAGCGCCTCGTCGCGCTCGTCCGGACGGTGCTCGGCACCTCGGAGGACGGCCCGGACCAGCAGTTCAACACGGCGTACATGGAGATCAAGGCACAGGCGCCGTTCCGCGACGGCTACCGCGAGGTCCTTCGCGAGATGGACGAGGGGCTCCGCTGCGAGGTCCACGACCTCGTGGCTGCCGGCGTCGAGGCGGGAGAGTTCCGCGCCGACACCGACCCGGACGAGGTGGCGGGGCTCGTCGTCACGTACATCCACGGGACGTGGACGCGCTCGGCCGCGGTCGGCGAGGACGTGCCCGCGATGCGCGAGCGCCTCGTCAACTACATCACGGATCTGCTTGTCGACGGGGCGGACGCCACCTTCGACGCCGACCCGGAGGTGCCCGAGTGA
- a CDS encoding phosphoribosylamine--glycine ligase translates to MEPKRFLFCSLDAALIGDVARRVYEEGHDVRYYIEAESDREIADGFVHKTDDWRAESDWADVIVFDDIWVGSDIGTGRLAQDLRADGHAVVGGTPNTDLLEEDRGYAMDVLEEHGVTTLEHREFSDFGAAIEHVREHPAPYVIKPLGEVQNVKRLVYVGREADGSDVVDVLEAYEKAWGHRMKGFQLQRRAEGVEVAVCGFFDGESFVDRINFNFEHKRLFPGNIGPSTGEMGTSMFWAGRNELFSRTLGKLEGWLADEGYVGSIDLNCIVDETGIYPLEFTPRFGYPTITLQEESFESPTGEFLYDLAHGNDPDLRVHQGYQVGVRVVLPPFPFDDGKTYDENSRNAAVVFETDSREGIHIEDAKCVSVGEGGPGSEEPCDPSANDDGQWRAAGESGMPLVVTGKGTTMREAREQAYGRIDDIVIPNLYYRDDIGERWIEGEGDKLLAWGYLGPA, encoded by the coding sequence ATGGAGCCGAAACGGTTCCTCTTCTGCTCGCTGGACGCCGCCCTCATCGGCGACGTCGCCCGGCGGGTGTACGAGGAGGGCCACGACGTGCGGTACTACATCGAGGCGGAGAGCGACCGCGAGATCGCAGACGGCTTTGTCCACAAGACGGACGACTGGCGCGCCGAGTCGGACTGGGCCGACGTGATCGTCTTCGACGACATCTGGGTCGGCTCCGATATCGGGACGGGTCGACTGGCACAGGATCTCCGCGCGGATGGGCACGCCGTCGTCGGCGGGACGCCGAACACCGACCTGCTGGAGGAGGACCGGGGGTACGCGATGGACGTCCTCGAGGAGCACGGGGTGACCACGCTCGAACACCGCGAGTTCTCCGACTTCGGCGCCGCCATCGAACACGTCAGGGAGCACCCGGCACCCTACGTCATCAAACCGCTGGGCGAGGTGCAGAACGTCAAGCGCCTGGTGTACGTCGGGCGCGAGGCCGACGGGAGCGACGTGGTCGACGTGCTGGAGGCGTACGAGAAGGCGTGGGGCCACCGGATGAAGGGGTTCCAGCTCCAGCGCCGCGCCGAGGGCGTCGAGGTGGCGGTCTGCGGCTTCTTCGACGGCGAGTCGTTCGTCGACCGGATCAACTTCAACTTCGAGCACAAGCGGCTCTTCCCGGGGAACATCGGCCCCTCGACCGGCGAGATGGGAACCTCGATGTTCTGGGCGGGGCGGAACGAACTGTTCTCCCGAACGCTCGGGAAGCTGGAGGGCTGGCTGGCCGACGAGGGGTACGTCGGCAGCATCGACCTCAACTGCATCGTCGACGAGACGGGCATCTACCCGCTGGAGTTCACCCCGCGGTTCGGCTACCCGACCATCACGCTCCAGGAGGAGTCGTTCGAGTCGCCGACGGGCGAGTTCCTCTACGACCTCGCGCACGGGAACGATCCGGACCTTCGGGTCCACCAGGGGTACCAGGTCGGCGTCCGGGTGGTCCTCCCGCCGTTCCCGTTCGACGACGGGAAGACGTACGACGAGAACTCGCGCAACGCCGCCGTGGTCTTCGAGACCGACTCGCGCGAGGGGATCCACATCGAGGACGCGAAGTGCGTGTCGGTGGGCGAGGGCGGACCGGGGAGCGAGGAGCCGTGCGACCCGAGCGCGAACGACGACGGCCAGTGGCGCGCCGCCGGCGAGTCCGGGATGCCGCTGGTGGTCACCGGCAAGGGGACCACGATGCGGGAGGCGAGGGAGCAGGCGTACGGCCGGATCGACGACATCGTCATCCCGAACCTCTACTACCGCGACGACATCGGCGAGCGGTGGATCGAGGGTGAGGGCGACAAACTCCTCGCGTGGGGCTACCTCGGACCCGCCTGA